One genomic window of Manihot esculenta cultivar AM560-2 chromosome 16, M.esculenta_v8, whole genome shotgun sequence includes the following:
- the LOC110603557 gene encoding putative disease resistance protein At5g05400: MDVVTCIAGKIGELLVEPIGRQIGHFIHYTSNTVKLQEQVKILEGVRDDLQVSVDAAKRNGEVIRKEVRNWTSMVDGILSEANKLLGKASKVRFHNLASRYQLSRKAEEKTMEIEKQKNEGKFDRVSNPAPPPPLLFPSQEDIVIFESRERQVEEIMEALKDNKTNFIGIYGMGGVGKTTLVKQVVKRAQQDRLFPTIAMVVVSQTIDVKKIQDQIAESLGLKLDEVNEQNRVSRLLARLKEENKVLIILDDIWARLDLATVGIPLGHDHAGCKIIVTTRRKQVCDTMVDTRSETAKVIPINILSEKESWVLLKKNAGAEIESLTLNSFAKDILRECGGLPIALVTVGRAMRGKDPDEWQEAVRELRKSQSETIEGMDEDVYRCLQFSYTYLKDKKAKKVFKLCCLFPEDFNIRIEDLVRYGFGLKIFEDMRMEDARRSAHSIIKNLKDSCLLLGSDEEGCVKMHDVVRDVALSMASDYFVRDGVKKLEDWPDMEEMKRYTGISIMQNEVSQFPDAWDSPNLKILLMDTEKSRSSSRPFWEKAMHMRATVLKGMKALQVFHRRDSSRKSYIALSFRFLQLEFSQLTNLRTLMLQYYKIVDTTPIGELKMLEILSLKNCEFLKPFNTIGKLTNLRLLDVEFSSLHGVSSSIFPINAMSTLSRLEESYFLSFDMLRPTKYPFPLSPFLHNFRSFDDLNITVLKTLSRLTTLNIHIQTIPEGFMFPDLKVFKIHWGSRICIRGKEKLINAFLSQVEGFNYLGLCEFGGGSNITISSLVCMKPLMPRTNFLYLDSLEELKNINPCLLLGGLDALKILVIVNCPSFADLINAEEFLGRYALLPELEGLCFEDLDTFKALCNGEVPPGTSLSMRKLKYLAFFRCPELLNIFTLPNPQQEFEQLQVLEEKGMKNISKGPTELLHLPKLQIVCINGCQKLKVLFPASIAQGLEQLKELELEDCDQLEAIVAEREEEERRIDKVVFSQLIRIRLYKLYNLKAFCMDNLPLKWPSLEELSVDSCPKMKTFAASDENQITPKLKEIKINTNYIKFDGTNLNTIMKYHNEYEIQAMNN, encoded by the exons ATGGATGTTGTGACTTGTATCGCTGGAAAAATTGGAGAACTCTTGGTTGAGCCAATCGGGAGACAGATTGGCCATTTTATTCACTATACAAGTAACACTGTGAAACTCCAGGAGCAAGTTAAAATACTTGAAGGAGTGAGGGATGACTTGCAGGTATCTGTTGATGCAGCAAAGAGGAATGGTGAGGTGATCAGAAAAGAGGTTCGGAATTGGACATCAATGGTTGATGGGATTCTATCAGAGGCTAACAAACTTCTTGGAAAGGCTTCCAAAGTAAGGTTTCATAATTTGGCTTCACGCTATCAGCTAAGCAGGAAAGCAGAAGAGAAAACAATGGAAATTGAAAAACAGAAAAATGAAGGCAAGTTTGATAGAGTTTCCAATCCTGCACCTCCGCCACCATTATTGTTTCCATCTCAAGAAGATATTGTGATTTTCGAAAGCAGAGAACGACAAGTAGAGGAGATTATGGAGGCCTTGAAGGACAACAAAACCAACTTCATTGGGATATACGGAATGGGAGGGGTGGGTAAAACTACCCTGGTGAAACAAGTTGTTAAAAGGGCTCAACAAGACAGGCTGTTTCCTACTATTGCAATGGTTGTCGTGTCACAAACCATTGATGTGAAAAAGATTCAAGACCAGATAGCAGAGAGTTTGGGTTTGAAATTAGATGAGGTTAACGAACAAAATCGAGTAAGCCGGTTGCTGGCTAGATTGAAGGAAGAGAACAAAGTGCTCATTATCTTGGATGATATTTGGGCTAGACTCGATCTTGCAACTGTGGGCATTCCACTTGGCCATGATCATGCAGGTTGCAAAATTATTGTCACAACACGTCGTAAACAAGTGTGTGACACTATGGTCGACACAAGGAGTGAGACTGCAAAGGTCATCcctattaatattttatctgaAAAAGAATCATGGGTCTTGCTTAAAAAGAATGCAGGCGCTGAGATTGAGTCTCTGACTTTGAATTCTTTTGCAAAAGATATTCTCAGAGAATGTGGAGGCTTGCCTATAGCTCTTGTAACAGTGGGAAGGGCAATGAGAGGCAAAGATCCTGATGAATGGCAAGAGGCAGTTAGAGAGCTAAGGAAATCACAGTCAGAAACCATTGAAGGGATGGATGAAGATGTGTACAGATGTCTTCAGTTCAGCTATACTTACCTGAAAGATAAGAAAGCCAAGAAAGTTTTCAAGTTATGTTGTTTATTTCCTGAGGATTTTAACATCCGTATAGAAGACCTGGTAAGATATGGGTTTGGATTGAAAATATTTGAAGATATGAGAATGGAGGATGCAAGACGAAGTGCTCATTCCATCATAAAAAATCTCAAAGATTCTTGTTTATTATTGGGAAGTGATGAGGAAGGCTGCGTAAAAATGCATGATGTCGTGCGTGATGTTGCCTTATCAATGGCATCAGATTATTTTGTTAGAGATGGTGTCAAAAAGTTGGAGGATTGGCCAGATATGGAAGAGATGAAGCGTTATACTGGCATCTCAATAATGCAAAATGAGGTTTCTCAATTTCCCGATGCTTGGGATAGCCCAAATCTCAAGATATTATTGATGGATACTGAAAAAAGTCGTTCTAGTTCACGTCCTTTTTGGGAGAAGGCGATGCACATGCGAGCAACGGTCTTAAAAGGGATGAAAgcccttcaagtttttcatcGGAGAGATAGTAGTAGGAAAAGTTATATAGCACTATCTTTTCGGTTCTTGCAACTAGAATTTAGTCAATTAACCAATCTTCGGACGTTGATGCTTCAGTATTATAAGATTGTTGACACCACTCCAATTGGGGAGCTGAAGATGCTTGAAATTCTCAGCTTAAAGAATTGTGAGTTCCTAAAGCCATTCAATACAATAGGGAAGTTGACTAATCTAAGGTTACTGGATGTGGAATTTTCTTCTCTTCATGGCGTCTCTTCTTCCATATTTCCAATCAATGCTATGTCTACTCTGTCCCGATTAGAAGAATCGTACTTCCTTTCTTTTGATATGTTAAGACCCACAAAGTACCCATTTCCCCTTTCTCCATTCCTTCATAATTTTCGATCCTTCGATGACTTGAACATAACAGTTTTGAAAACCCTTTCTCGCTTGACCACCCTTAATATTCACATTCAAACCATTCCCGAAGGTTTTATGTTCCCAGATTTGAAGGTATTCAAAATTCATTGGGGAAGCCGGATATGCattagaggaaaagaaaagctgATTAATGCATTTTTATCTCAAGTTGAAGGATTTAATTATTTGGGTCTTTGTGAATTCGGGGGCGGGAGTAATATCACAATTTCATCACTAGTTTGTATGAAGCCATTAATGCCAAGAACAAATTTTCTGTATTTAGATTCACTTGAGGAGTTAAAGAACATCAATCCTTGCTTATTATTAGGTGGTTTAGATGCTTTGAAGATACTAGTGATTGTCAATTGTCCTAGTTTCGCTGACTTGATCAACGCTGAAGAGTTCCTTGGAAGGTATGCTTTGTTGCCGGAACTGGAAGGACTGTGTTTTGAGGATTTGGACACCTTCAAAGCATTATGCAATGGTGAAGTACCTCCTGGAACTTCCTTGTCCATGAGGAAGCTCAAATACTTGGCCTTTTTTAGATGTCCAGAATTGTTGAATATTTTCACTTTACCCAATCCACAGCAAGAATTCGAGCAACTCCAAGTTCTTGAAGAGAAAGGAATGAAGAACATATCGAAGGGCCCCACTGAGCTGTTGCATCTGCCCAAGCTACAAATCGTATGCATTAATGGGTGCcagaaattaaaagttttatttcCTGCTTCTATTGCTCAAGGACTAGAGCAGCTGAAAGAACTTGAATTAGAAGATTGTGATCAATTAGAAGCAATTGTTGCAGAAAGGGAAGAAGAGGAAAGGAGGATTGACAAAGTGGTGTTCTCTCAATTAATAAGGATTAGGTTATACAAGCTTTACAATCTTAAAGCTTTTTGCATGGATAACTTACCTTTGAAATGGCCATCCTTGGAAGAGTTATCTGTGGACTCTTGCCCTAAAATGAAGACATTTGCTGCATCTGATGAAAACCAGATCACACCGAAGTTGAAGGAGATCAAAATAAATACCAATTACATAAAGTTTGATGGAACAAACTTAAACACAATTATGAAATATCACAACGAATATGAG ATCCAAGCGATGAACAACTGA